The nucleotide window cgttttgtcatcaattgcgatgttgccatacttatcaaggtagcactctctgtctggatcccatctaatCGCTCTTTTTGCCTCTAGATatacaccagaaagtctgataatcttgttttcagcaaccatcttccggtatttatacttctgttcctctgttcgattatctttccacggaataggctcattctttgccatgaaagcataaccaacAGCATCTTCTTCCGGCAacacctctttgctccaatcgtaaccctcatcatcataaatcacagctaaagccctcgatttgtctctgttctcttcctgctgcttcaatctaggcggctcggatttattctgatggtagattgccttcttgtagtagtcgtctcgaaacggattctcagattcatcagcatatgcattcctgcattccctcttgaaatgacccttctgtttacacttaaaacatgtcacctttgacttatcgaaccccagcttTGTAGACGGACCTCCGATTgtcttcctcccggtaatttccatgaaacgctgagcacgtcgaacagcacttgccatcgcGCAACGGATATCTATCAGTTCTATTTCCTccgggtctatctgatcgtagtcttcttttgtcagatttgtgtttccgatctttccggccaccaaaccttcataggactccaacacagacgccagaaaaaccatttgttgcttggccgactcttcatcaaagttctgtgcattcttcagatctattgcgatgttgcacgaaaacttcgcatcagaacgttTTTCAGAAGACGAAGATCAaccgtgataaccactgtggcctccactgcttggactgctttgactttctttgtttgctgaagaaacattctcagcagaaaatgcagttttcggagaagtagctttcggcatcaagcttttcggatagtaaagatccaagttttgctgataagatgagtgattgactttgtatgttttcttacaattcaagctcatgactttcaagtctcttaATCACAACATCTGGAGTcaaattttcaggagcaatagtgttcttcaacatcagtgcgtaatatctccaatccacttcatctggtaatgaatcaaacagtttgtcaacaagttcttcatcagaatacgtaatcttatgtcgtgcaagttccagcttcagatgaccgaacctttcaatcattttacagaccgattcatttttaagacaactaaacatgtcaaactcttttctaagaagtttcgttttattttttacaatctctttgctaccaagacacttcttttcaagtttttcccacaaatctttagcattggagtaATCTATCAGCGAAATGATATCTTCTCGCACCgattgaaacaataatgccacacacttcTGCTCTGCCACAAAGGATTCAATTTCGTcagctgatgataaagtttctccacttttgtctccatgaacatatccatttttcaaactcttccaacttgcaaacgcgaaagccatcaaccaatcctCAAATTTTCTCGACCAACGGCTATATTCCTCGATTGCCataagcttcggaggtttgttgaatgtaccaaatgcactctcagactcccaagcttccttctttttctcctttgatTGATTCTCATTTGTATTGTTCGAAGATGTATCGTTGTTTCCCGAACTACCTGTgaatgcatacatgtcgctgaaaggattcatgaaaatatcatccattttgatcgtacctgcaaaatcaaccaacacttagaaaaatttttgagatttttgaaaaacggaaccacaaaagcgaaccaatcTGTACACGTGACAGATAAGCGGACCAAACAggttcagataagcgaaccagtaatgtccgttcgagcggaccagacacCAGAAATTGTACTAAAAAGCGAACCAGTaaatgatcgttcgagcggaccagatagtgtccgttcgagcgaaccagtTAGTCAAGTTGTCTgaaaaagcgaaccaaacaaGCACTTCGAGCGAACCTAATCACTAATGTACGAAAAAGCGGACCACCTTGTTCGAAAACGCGAACCACAGTTTTTAGccggttttaaccatttttagttcgaatttcactctaaaactttctagggtttgttattagtgtgttttacacattatactcaaatttcagacaatttcgaccgtaggaaccactaaaaaccgaaaaagtatgagagaaagtgagtagaaaagagagatttctgcagatataagctgtagtagtatgaactcctcgtcctgagctctgataccacttgttggaccgttctttgaCCCAAAAAAtcagtcagagtagctcatcctcacatataaaggcggaatcagaatatgcaaggttacaacagcttgtcctattaAGTTCCTTTGTTTTTATTGCTTTTCtactgaaattttgacagagtttcgctccagcatACACACATCCGTCCTTAGACCGCTCAGACGACTTACCTATATATAGACATcctggttcgctcatatgacatgccatatgagcggacctggtACAACTTGACACAAAAGCAAACCAGCTAATACCAAATGAGCGGACCACTATACATCATGTATAGAAAAGCGAACCTAACTCTATTTTTCATAATATTTACAgtttgaccccctgttgaccaattttgacttcagagtttttgtagacgcagtcaacagacattccgtgcatcaacactATCTTTGAACCTGTAATAGAAAGGTATGTGCTCTTCCAAATTCGATTTCGGGTTTTCAGCGTGAAGTAGTACAGGATAAGATTTATATGTTGCATGTAAAGCCAGAGCATATTAAACCCTTATGATTTTATTTCTCTGTACCATATGTTACCCATCCATGAAACACATGTGATATCATTTCACACCAACTTACAAAAACCACCCTTATAAAAGGGTGAATTATGGTACAACCCATCTTTTTAAATAGTTTACTTATCTTGAGAAACTATCAAGAAGGggttaatatatatatagggagccgctaaaataggaaccacccccagttgtaagaaccgtgagaaccactctcaaccaatcaaaTTATGCCACtcaaaagggtagtttagtcatttacCACCATATGTCATTTCACAACCTCTCTCCTCATTTATAATGATAGTGATCTTTTGTCTCTCTCCACCTTTTAAAAACTAGATCCATATTTGAAACCCTTGTCTCTCTCTCCACCTTTTTAAAAACTTCACAATTCCTCTATCTCTCATACAAAATCAAGATCCACAGATGGTTCAACGGTGGGTGGTGGACGGCAGTGGTTGTTTGGTGGTGCACAGTGGGGGCTGATTGGCAGTGGTGGGGTGGTCCGACGGTGGTTTTGTGACTGATTGGTAGTGGGGGTGTGGGATAGAGGTTGGGTCGgcggtgttggtggtggtggcgttGGGGTTTGGTGGTTTAAGGTTGTTGTAGTTCTTGGTGTTAGCAGCGGTAGCGGAGAAAGGTGTGATGGTTAGGGTTCTGCGCATCAGGCGACGATGATTTTGATTGAGAGAGAAGATTGTGATGATTCTTGAACCGTGATTTTGGTTGACTGGTGATCTTTCGGCGTAACAGTGGTGCTGGTCAGTGGTCGTACTGGTTCCGGTGACGGAGGTGGCTCCCGTCGGAACAGTGGTGTTATTTGTCAGGAGTTGATGTTGTGATGATTTTATGGTGTGtgtggtgggtggtggttgtCGGCGGCAGAGACATTCTCCAGCCGCCGGTTAGCAGTGGATTACGGTGAGATGAACAGGGTTGAACTTGGAGTTATGTGGTGGTTAACAGTGGTCAACCCGAGTAACGGTGGTGTTCGGGTCCGGTCATGGCGGTAAGTGTATTTTGAATACGATGAATCAGGCAGTTCAATGGGCTGCCAATCGGGTTATGAACTCCTGCAGTTGAACTTCTGATCAACCGACAACTATATATGAACTCCTGCAGTTGAATGGGCTGCCAATCGGGTTACCACCCGAAGGTGTGACCGACTTTGAATACAATGAATCGGGCCGGTTCGAGGTGCATTTGGATCAAGCTTGTAATGCTAAGTTTGAAGATGAGTTGCATTATGATCAGAATGTTTCTGGGAATATGAGTTATGGGCAGATCGGTGGGTTATCGGGTATTTCGGGTCAAGATTTATTTTTGTGGTTTCCGGTTAAGGAGATTCGGGTTGATGTACCGAGTTCTGGGTTGATTTACTTTGATGTTGTGTTGTTTCAAAGCAGTTTTCATTGTCAAGTTTTGAAATACCCAGGGAGTGTTTGGCGTCTGAAGATCAGATTGTTGTTGAGGTAATTTTATCTTGTTTGACATTTTGTTTTGTGAGTTTGTTGTTGGTTTGACCTTTTGTTCTGCTGTTGATTTTGATAGATTGACTTTTCATGTGGAACGAAACTGCCGGTCAACAGTCAGTCAACAAAAGTCAATGGTCAAACTGCCGGTTTATTGATAATTGTGATTGGTTTATTGttgtattttaaaaaaataaatcgaCACTTAGTTATCGGGattgtccaaaaacagaggaaactctgcccgattttcgaAAAATCCGTTATACGAAACATTTATACTTCCAATAACGGTTTTGGGGGTGGCCCGACGGTGTTCGCGGTGGTGGTGTTGGAGGTGGTGGCTGTGTGAGTGGTGGTGTCGTCGGTGTCGGAGGTGGTGGTTGTGTGAggataaaaaatataaaaattttacgtaaaacgtaaactttttaacgtaaaacggaaaacgtaaagttaaaacgtaaaacgtaaacattTTCACGTAAAAGTTTACGTTgtactttttaacgtaaaacgtaaaaagttttacgtaaaacgtaatatttttaacgtaaaacgtaaaatgtaaaaagttttacgtaaaacgtaaaaacgtaattttttttacgtaaaacgtaaaaacgtaattttttttacgtaaaacgtaaaaagttttacgtaaaacgtaaaaagtttaacgtaaaacttaaaacgtaaaaagtttagcGATatgtgtaaaaaacggcgcgttaaaaagtgtgtaaaaacggcgcgtaaaaaaacggcgtttGAAAAAACGACgtttgaaaaaacggcgcgtaaaaaacgtctcgttaaaaaaacgacgcttgaaaaagccgGCGTAAAACCAGCGCGtcaaaaaaacgacgcttgaaaaagcccGGCGTAAAAACAGCGCGTTAAAAAACGACCCCGTTATGCGTGCAAAAACGACCCGTTAAAAATCGATGCGTGAAAAAACcggaaaacgtaatttttaacgtaaaacggaaaacgtaaatttttaacgcaaaacgtaaagTTTTTTAACGTAAATGACGGCGCgtaacgcaaaacgtaaaactTTTAACGTAAATGACGGCGCGTTTAAGAAAACGACGCCTGAAAAAGTCGGGCGTAAAAAAACGGCTCttcaaaacgttttttttttaaatcttaaaaaaaattataataaaaatttgatttcaaaaaattgtttaacaaaaaactctgtttataataaaaaataattaagtcaaaaaagtaattaatgaataggacaaaaatggtaatttaaaattaatatatataaaaagacaaaaaagacaattttacttatataccctttaataagaaaatattaaaaacataataagacaaaaagtttttaatattaattttaactactttttatctcatccatccatcttcttgATCTAATTGCCAAAAAGTGGTTCTCGTGgtttttacaactttacaaccggaggtggtttttattttagcggtcatatatatatatatatatatatatatatatatatatatatatatatatatatatatatatatatatatatatatatatatatatatatatatatataggacaaagatctgttaggaaccaccctttattgcgagaaccgcgagaaccagtgtgaacacaaacagtaatacctaaaaaaatctaaaaaacacccaattttttttattttttactatttttttgtaaaattcgctatatttcctttacaataaaaaaataaaaaaaatttcaaaaaaaaaaaatccaagtcacagttatccatgcacatgtgcatttgtatcatttctttgacaaattccgtaatctattacaaatattagacaattgcactttcatttacactaccacgtgtaatacgCTACTTTTTaagttaacaatattagaaatgcacatgtgcatctatatgtatcaacatgaaataaggtgttttggtataCTAATTTCTCTTTCATCTACCGTTCAATctataatacacaaacatgcacatgtgcatttttgtcatttctttgacaaattccgtaattcattataACTATTAGACAATTGCGctttcatttacattaccatgtgtaatacaatactttttacattaccaatattagaaatgcacatgtgcatttatatgtatcaacatgaaataaggtgttttggtaactttgaatacactttccctttcatctatcataccatccataatacactactattacctcctaccatccataatacaattccattacctcctaccatccataatacaataccattaccaatattttcactttattacatgtatgtaaacactatttataccatccaatcaacatattacatcataaattgactactataaccaaaccattaaccactagatataactaaccaaaaaacatgtatatgggcctacttctccattcaaaataacaaactttttgtaccaaaacacgttatatcatggttatacctaatgatgcacatgtgcatattgaatattggtaatgtacaaagtagtgtattacgaatGGTATTGGGGGgtggggaggggggtttaggttttgggggggggttagatttttttaggttttttgggggttttagtttttagcatttagcttggggggggggggttcggtttttttagggggtggggggtttagggtttttttttttgggggggggggggggtggggtttaggttttttaagggtttttttagctattttaggttgtgttcacattggttctcgcggttctcgcaataaaggtgattctcgcatgaaccttaccctatatatatatatatatatatatatatatatatatatatatatatatatatatatatatatatatattagtcatATTATGGATGTATCGGTTATTTTGAGGATCTCATGTAAACCTCAAGATACGCCTTGGTCCTGGGCTTCACTCCTGGCTCAAAAAAATTTCGTCGGCTCCGCTTCTGGCGGACGCCTTATATTACCCTGCCACGTATGGCGAGTGCTTTTTCTTTGTCATACCACCTCCGGCGAAAGCCTTTGACCATAGTGCACACGCCGCCACCTGGGGCGGGCAAGGTACGCTACCGCCACGTGATCCGATGGGCGACTCGCGAAGAGCTTAGATAAGTAAGTTTGACGTATTCCTCCCGAAGAGCTTAAATATTAAGATAAGCTTTCCACATCTGAGGAATGACGTAAGTTTTCGATTCCCATGTTAATAATGATATATAATATGATTAATTTGTGTCTTGAAAATAATCCTTCTGTCCAACTAACAAGCATATACAGAAGTTTCCAATGTCTATTACAGCGGGTGAGCTGTTAGCTTTTGATAGTGAGAGCCTGAATATGCCTGCAATTGTTCACAGCTATTTTCTTTAATCTTACGGAACGGCGGATTGTACTCCATTTGTCATTCGGTTTGTCGTGCCATCCGTAACTCGCCTATCCTGGTGTCGTGGTGAAGCGACACACTCTCCTTCACGCAGCTAGCATTCGCGTATCTGCACTCTTGCTTTCGTACCCTTGCTTCGACCGGCCCTCGCGCCACTCACCTTCTATTATGCTGCCTATTTGGAGCAGACGGTTTTCTTTCCTCAGAAGGATAGCGTTTTTGGTCACGCCATCTCTGGCATACACCTTTATTCGTTTCGCCACCCCTGGCGGACAACTTCCTTCGTTGCGTCACCCCTGGTGGACAACTTTCTTGGTTGCGCCACCTCTAGCAGACGATTTTCTTCAACCCGCCACTACCGGCGGAAGCTTTTATTCTCCCCGGAACGTTTCCAACGGACGTTTTTATCCACCTGCGCCGCTTTCGGCTGATTACTTAATCACTTTGCCACCTATGGCGAATGCTTTGGTTCACGACGTTACCCCTGTATATActctttttattttcaaaacaatgtTGCACCTGGGTAAATGCATAGTGAATCGCCAGTGTTCGAAGAAGATGCCAACATGAAGATTACGGGATCTTGTACAAGACAGGGAAATAGAATATTATTTCTAGGTCTACATATGAAAAGGCGTGCAAAGCTCACATACAAAAGGTGAATGACATATATCATGCCCAACGCCTTGATCTATATATAACCTAAAAAGACAAGCAGGTCAGGTCATCACTGGTGGAGTACATCGTTTAAAGACAACTGACCAGCCATAATGTCGCCTCCTTCACATCGTCGGCATTTACGCAACACCTTTGTTGGGTTACACTTACTCGCCGCGATCTCTTGGACACACAACCTACTTTGCGGAAGCCCTGTGTTGCGCCATTGCCTATCAGCCAGCCTTCAAAACAGTCACACACTCGAGATGACTTGATGCTGCATTTTATAAGCCATATTCATCTTCAAAAAGGATTTATCAAGTTTATTTAAGTTCAATGCTACCAACATTATTTACCAGCAATGAACTGGGGGGCTAGCAGGGTACAGCACTGGTACAACTCAAAGTTcaacaaataccaaaacaaggATGGGCGATTCAAATCAGCTAGACAACCCTAAGCGTTTGTGGATTTTGCTATAGATTGAATCACTCACCAGGTACGTGACATATCACTATTTGCTTATCAGCAAGTAAAGCAAATGATGCCATGAAATTTGGAAGGCATATTTGAATCACTCACCAGGTACGGATATGTAAACCCACACGCCATAAGCGACAGGGATTACATTACTCAGCCATAGGAAAAATAGGTGATAACTCAAGTAAAGTGTTTATTCACGCTAACCACGTAAAACACTTTATTATTTTGGGCAAGTGTCTCAAACGCCCTAGCGCGACAGAGAGGCTTACTTGTCGAAATTTAGATAAACATTTTCCGCATGCTACTAAAAGGAGCATATGTAAATCATTTTCTTCAAAATGATCgaaactacataaatattatcgTCGCAATATAATACCGCCATGGGCAAGATATGTTAAAAAACAACCAAGCTCGATCATTTCGACTTGTACATAAAATATTCCTTGTTTAAGTAAGACGTGTTTTGGCAAACCTTATGTATACATACAAATAATGAAATTTTCTACTTTGTTATTTCAATGCCACTAGTGTTTATTTAAGCAGCAATAGACTGGGAGACTAGCACGGCGGGCTAACCACTCATGCCCCAACTACAACTAAGTTTTGAAAGCTGGCACTTAGTAAAACCGAGAGGCACATCGGTAGGAATAGACATCCTCAAGCTAGACAGTCTCCCTGATAATGTTCTCGCCGTTTCCAACATGACACATCGAGCACATGACGCCCCTGCTAACATTATCTAGCAACATTGAAACAAGGGAAGGGGACTGTGTAACACTAAAAGCACTATAGAATGTAGTCACCAAGACCAAAGGCCTTGGTTCGAGCATCCAATTTACACACCTGAAAACCCTTCTCCAATAACGTGATATCGGTTGGACAACTTCTTGTCAAATCTTCTTACTTGTAGGTTGGTCCTCATCGTCGTTTACGCCTTCACCAAGCTATACTTTTGTAAGGATATACCTGAGCTGGAGTTCATTATGTTGAGCTACATATTTAGGAACGCAATTCCAGGTACAAttcttttttattgtttatttagTGGCGCAACGCACCTTCACTTGTTCAAACGCGCCTCGCATCTCATTGTATGTCGTTGGTCATtcttgactatatacatatatctcTATATGATGGTCCGTATATACTGCATGTTTACTTGCCGATTTCTTTTTATTACCTATCAAGTTCAAAGCTGCTAACATACTTTAGCAGCACTGAACTGGGGGACTAGCAGGGTATAGCGCTATTACGCCTTAAAAGTGATCATTTTCTCTCAGGATGACCATTAAGGGGATATCCACCACATACTATCCTGCATCGGTTCTTATATAATGTGGATATTTTGATGTGCCAGACGATATTTACACTTCTCACATCATTTGGCCTACGATTATACCACTTGACACAACATATGCAAATTGGGTAGTCAGGACAAACGCACGACAAAACCAATATACTTGATTATTCGAATAAATATTCCACACGCTATGCGACGGGAAAAATACTTATTCGGATATGTATTCTCCACACCAGTCTGCGACATGGATAAAAGAAAACCCTCACGCCACAGTCGGCGAGGTAAACAGACATGCCACCTACTATAAGCATTCCACACGCCAGTGCGCGTCCAGGAAAAGCACGTAGTAGCTTACATAAAGTGCTCATTCACGCCTAACGCGTATAAAGCATTTTATTATTTCAATGAGTGTTCACTCACGCCAAGCGTGTAGAAAGCACTTTGTCGTTCAAGTGTCCATTAACGTCGCGCGGGTTATAAAGCACTTTCTGATATCTACAAGtgttcatataaacatttgtAAACACAACATACCACCGCATTTGAACTGCATATCACGGTAAAAAATAACTCTGACACGAAACATTTTTCATAAAAACAAAGTCAGATGATCAAGTTATACAACGCTAAGAGTGGGAATCTTGGTAATAGATGTATTCAACCACTACTACTCTAGTGGGTATCTTGGTAACAGATGCACAATCACTGAtgaaaaaccaagtacttgtcctaCAATTATACAAACATTGTGGGGAGCATAAATAACGCTCTAAGTACCCCTCTGAGGTCACTGAGCATAACAAGCACTTCTGCAGGAATGCATTGTATATCATTCTTTCCGGTGGCAACAATAACTGCTATAATCGGATCATCAATAACAACGATTGGTACAACCACCAGCGGTTTCACATTCTCCTAAGGTGGCATAACATCCGTATATGCGTCTATAACCACCAATGGCTGCACATTACGACAACGGGGATCCCGGTGACATGGACGCGTGGTAgggatctgtcacaccccgaccacgtaaaacgacaaatcgtggcggaaacgccggggagtgttgtaacagaattattgtttcaaaccatggatacgaagagtttcatttcattaaatattaaacattgttttaaagttaaacaagcaaatcaaacatagactaatatcattattaaatcactaaggcctcgtccgatcctaagtgagcatgcttcctattcgcaatcaagactaagcaacttcacctgaaacatatgtaaaaacaaagtcagcaaagaaatgctggcgagtacataggttttgtgagagtgtcagattcatggctcgtttatacgttggaataaattgtgcaaccttgttaattgtcattagaaaaccttgttta belongs to Helianthus annuus cultivar XRQ/B chromosome 5, HanXRQr2.0-SUNRISE, whole genome shotgun sequence and includes:
- the LOC110942896 gene encoding uncharacterized protein LOC110942896, with the protein product MALNGLPIGLPPEGVTDFEYNESGRFEVHLDQACNAKFEDELHYDQNVSGNMSYGQIGGLSGISGQDLFLWFPVKEIRVDFSLSSFEIPRECLASEDQIVVEIDFSCGTKLPVNSQSTKVNGQTAGLLIIVIGLLLYFKKINRHLVIGIVQKQRKLCPIFEKSVIRNIYTSNNGFGGGPTVFAVVVLEVVAV